In Lolium rigidum isolate FL_2022 chromosome 7, APGP_CSIRO_Lrig_0.1, whole genome shotgun sequence, the DNA window AAACTATTAATATTTTTCATGATTTGTGTTGATCATGAATTGCAACATGGATTGCGACTTTCATTTGATTTTGATGCCATCACAATATCCGTAAACTAAGTATTAACCACTCTCTTATTTCATACTCCATCTGTTCCACCAAATGTGTCTCAAATATGTTAAAAGTTGAATGTATTCACTCactagatagtgtctagatacatctaacctTTGATAAATCTAAGATATTTTTGGTAGGACGCGGAGGAAGTACTACTTGTTACCCTCCTCTCTTATCGGAGACGGATCTTGGAACTGGAACAAGAAGGAGCTTCTCCTTACGCCGGATCGACAAGCTGAACACCTCGTTCATATCAACCTCCTCTGTCTCTGCTGGCAGCTCCCAATCGAAATGGTACACGAGGTTAGCTAGCATCATTTCCACAGCAGCATTCGCGAAGTTTATGCCTGGGCAGATCCTCCGTCCGGAGCCGAAAGGCAAATACTCAAAGTCCTTCCCTTTACCGTTGAGTGCTGCCGCGCTGCCTCCTGGGAGGAACCTCTCCGGCATGAACTCCTCTGGCATCTCCCAAGACACTGGGTCTCTACCAAGAGCCCACGCGTTGACGATGAGCCGTGTCCCGGCAGGGATCATGTAGCCGTCGATCTGGCAATCAGCAATCGAGAGGTGAGGGATGAGGAGCGGCCCCGGCGGGTGCAGCCTCAACGTCTCCTTCACGGTGGCCCTCAGGTAGGCCATGTCACCGAGCTCCTCTTCCGTGAGCACGTCTTGTCGTGGTTCTTCTTGGTTCGGCGCCGGTGTACGCCTCCTTCTAACCTCAGCTTGCAGTTTAGCCATGACGTGTCTGTTATTCATCAGCTCGGCCATTGCAAATTCAAGAACAAGATATGTCGTTTCGATCCCCGCATCAAACATGTCCTCTTGATTACCATGTGAGAAGTTAGGAATTTATCCGTTCGTTGAATGGATTAATTGTCCTTTTATTGAAGTATTGCTGCTAGTAAATTACTCCAAGTAGTACCTCCGTTTCGATGAATAAGATTTATGAAATTAGTCAAATCAAACCTTACTAAATTTGACTAAATGATAAAGGCAAAAATATAGACATCTACGACATGAATCAAATgtattatgaaaatatattttacggTGAATGTAAGAAAATTAATTTGATAtaaaaaatattcatatttttgtCTATAAAATTGATCAAACTTAGAGGATACATTTAACTAAATTTGTAAGCCTTATTTATTGAAAGGAGGGAGTACTTACTACCAAGATCGCCTTTACGTTGTCTGTGGTCAGTCCGTACTCTTCTTGCAGAGAGAGTAAGACGTGTATGAAGTACGAGCTGGCATCATTCTCGTGCTCGCGGTGGCGACCCTGCTCGTCGATGAGCTTGTCCAACAGCTCGTCCCATCTCTTGCGAACCCTCGTAGCCCTGTGGCACACCACCAAGCCGGTGAACACGCCAACTATTGCCAAGCCCGGAAAGTAGTCCTCGAGGTTGAACCCCCCAAGGAGAGACATGTTGATATTGGTCAGCTCGCGGAGCAGCTTGTTCCTGCCATCGTCGCCGTGGTGTCTCCCGAGCACCGCGCGGCACACGACGTCGTTCGCGTACGAGTCCAGGTGCCCGCTCATGTCCACCGCCGTCGCGGGCACCGTGCCAGCGGATGCCGCTGTCGCAGATGCACGGATCTTGGCGACGGTTATGCGCACCTCTTCCTCACGGTCGTGGCGGAACGAGTGCACCTTCTTGGCGTTGAGCATGTGCGTCGTGACGACCTTTCTGGCCTGCCGCCAGGGATCGCCGTAGGGCGCGAAGCCGACGTCCGACGAGCCGTATAAGATAATGTCAGCGACGGTGGAGCGCGGCCTGGACGCGAGCGCGTGGTCGTGCGTGCGCAGGACGGCCTCGGCGGCGCGAGGTGAGGACACAACCACCGTGTTCACGGCGCCCAGGCGGAGGAGCATGAGGTCCCGGCCGTGCTTCCGGGCGAGGTCGCGGAAGGCGACGTGGGGAAGGGAACCGACGAGGTGGAGGTGCCCGATCACCGGGAATTTGCCCGGAGGGG includes these proteins:
- the LOC124677106 gene encoding indolin-2-one monooxygenase-like, which translates into the protein MAGEALFSIHGTAAQALFLLFLVSLVILLIGRKRWSRRKSKQQLNLPLPPSPPGKFPVIGHLHLVGSLPHVAFRDLARKHGRDLMLLRLGAVNTVVVSSPRAAEAVLRTHDHALASRPRSTVADIILYGSSDVGFAPYGDPWRQARKVVTTHMLNAKKVHSFRHDREEEVRITVAKIRASATAASAGTVPATAVDMSGHLDSYANDVVCRAVLGRHHGDDGRNKLLRELTNINMSLLGGFNLEDYFPGLAIVGVFTGLVVCHRATRVRKRWDELLDKLIDEQGRHREHENDASSYFIHVLLSLQEEYGLTTDNVKAILVDMFDAGIETTYLVLEFAMAELMNNRHVMAKLQAEVRRRRTPAPNQEEPRQDVLTEEELGDMAYLRATVKETLRLHPPGPLLIPHLSIADCQIDGYMIPAGTRLIVNAWALGRDPVSWEMPEEFMPERFLPGGSAAALNGKGKDFEYLPFGSGRRICPGINFANAAVEMMLANLVYHFDWELPAETEEVDMNEVFSLSIRRKEKLLLVPVPRSVSDKRGG